The region TGTTCTCCTCGAGAATCGAGCCTTTGAAGATTCTTCCCACGACCCACATGCTCACGACCGCCGCCGGGTAGGTCGCCGCAATCGTGACGCCGGCGCGCAGCCCCAGGTAGGCGTTCGCGGCTCCCAGGATCAGGGTCATCAGAATCCCGAGGATGAGCGCGCGGGGGGTGAATTCCGTCATGGCCATCGACTCGGGAACGAATGGCTGGTGCTTCCTGCCTTCCGGGGGCTGGGAGCTCTCAGGCTTCGACATGGAGTTGCGTGCCTCCAGTTTTTGTGAGTGCCGACGACGAGAGATTCGCGCGACTCTATCCCAGCCCCGAGAGGACTGTCAACGAAACTTGGCCCTTCCGGCGCCTTGGGCGGGATCGGGCCGGCGTTTCGCGCCGCCGGGTGCGGCGCTATAATGGCGCGCCTCGGAGATCCCGCATCCGATTCGCCCTCAATGCCGGCCCTCCCGGCCGGACCGCAGGAGGTTGAATGTCCGATCTGCTCGCCGCGGCACGCACCGCCGTCTCCCAGTGCCTGGGGGCGAAACCGGGCGAAAAGCTCCTGGTCATCACCGACGAGCCGCTGCGCGAGATCGGATTGGCCCTGTTCGACGCCGGCCGCGAGGCGGGGTGCGAGCCGATCCTGTGCGAGATCGTGCCGCGCCGGAACAGCGGCGAGCCGCCTCCGGAGCCGCTCCCCGAGTTCTGGAAGCGCTTCGACCTCTTCCTGGCTCCCACCAGCCGGTCGCTGACCCACACCCGGGCCCGCAAGGAGGCGAGCGAGGCCGGCGTCCGCGGCGCCACGCTGCCGGGAATCACGCGCGACACGATGGCACGCTGTCTCGCGGCCGACTACCGCGAGGTGGGGCGGCGCAGCGAGCACCTGGCGCAGATCCTCACGAGCGGCAAGACCGCTCGGGTGACCACCGCCGCGGGAACCGACATCACGATGTCGATCGAGGGCAGGACGGGCGTTGCCGATACGGGCTTGCTGACCGGGAAGGGTGCCTTCGGGAACCTGCCCGCGGGGGAAGCGTTCCTCGCCCCGGTGGAAGACTCGGCCGAGGGCACCATCGTCGTGGACGGGTCGATCGGGGACAGCGGCGTGCTGCGCGAGCCGATCACCCTGGTCGTGCAGCAAGGGGCCGTGACGGAGATGCGCGGTCCCGGCGCCGAGGATCTCCGCCGGCTCCTCGATCCTCACGGGCCGCAGGCCTACCGGATTGCCGAGCTGGGAATCGGCACCAACGACAAGGCGCGCATCGTGGGGAACGTCCTGGAGGACGAGAAGGTGATGGGGACGGTGCACATCGCCATCGGCAACAACGCCTTCATGGGAGGGACAATCGACGTCCCGAGCCACCACGACGGAGTGCTGCGCTCCCCGGACCTGCTCATCGACGGCGTCGCGGTGATGCGCGCCGGGAAGCTGCTCTAGCCGTGCCGAAGACCAAGCTCTGCCCCTACTGCGGGGCCGGCAACGGCGTCTATGCCGCGCAGTGCTCCTCCTGCCACCGCTCGCTCGTCTTCGAGATGCCCTGGACGGTCAACCTCCTCACCCTGCTGATCCTGGGCATCCTCGCCTACCTCACCTTTTACGGGCTGGAGTACCTGCGCTCCAGGATGCAGTGAACTCCAACCTGCTCACCCCGAAGCTTCCGTTATCTAGCCACCCGTATCGCAAGGCGCGATAGCCAACGAGTTGCCAGCGAGACGCAAAGCATCAAGGCGGGATGGATCGGCGGCCGAAGGGTTACGCGCTGCCGTTCAGCCGCCGGCTGTCTTCTGGCCGGTCGGCTGTAAGGGCAGTTATTTCTGGCGCGCGACACTAAGTCTTGGGCGGGATGGCGGGCGAGGTCTGCGGCGCCTGCGGGACGGGCGCGACCGAGGGAGCGGTCCCTTCGAGGTATTTCTGCGGGGCCTGGCCCAGCTCCTTGATGGCCGCTTCGCTCAGGTGAGGAAAGCGGATCTGATCCCCGGCGCGCAGCATATTGATGTTCTTCTTGAACTTCTTGGGGTCGAAGGTTCCCTTCTCGTCGAAATAGTTGGCCTTGTCGTACAGCAGGCGGCTGTCGGATTGCAGCCATACATAGGCGGCGATTAGCGACGCGATCTCCTTGTTCCCCGGGTTTGTGATGTCGATCCCGAGGGCTGCGGCGTACTTGATCCCGACTCCCCACGCCCCCCACTTGTCGTCGTCGGTCACCGTGTAGGTGATGATGGCGTGGTCTTCGGTGTAGTTGTGCGCCGTCGGCTGCGCATCCTTGTGCGTCTTGAACCCTTCCTTCACCGGGACGGTGTCGAAGTACCACTTTTCCCAGCTGAAATTTGCGATGGGCTGGAACAAGGGTCCGAGCGTCGCCACGTCGAGCTGCTTGGTGACGATGCGCCGCGCATAGTCGGCCAGCGCGCTCTGGATCTCGACATGCTCTTCGTAATAGGTCTTGCCGGTTTCCTTGGCTTTGTGGGACATGGAGACGGCCGCCTGCTTGGAGGGGGGCGGAAGATCGGGAGGGAGGGCGCGGCCCGAGTTCGGGTCCCGCAGCAGCGTCAGAGCGGCGAAGGCGCCGCCTCCCACCAGGATGACGATGAGGGCGATTATCGCGACGCGCTTCTGCCACACCCCTTCGCGCTTCTGATCCCCCAGCTCCCGTTCCAGCGACTCCATGAAATGCTTGTCGATCTCGCCCATCGTCTCCTCGCGCGACGTGGATTCAGGCAAAACCCGGTGCGGCGTGCCAGCGCCGCCTACTGCCGCTGCCTGATGACGGATTCCCGGGGAAGCGGCTCATTATAGCCAGACGACCCCACCTGTCAAACACGCACCTTCATGCCGTCGCGCGCCAGCCGGAAGCCCGCCACGCTCCGGCGCCCCGCCAGCTCGGGCCCCAGGTGAGTCAGCAGCACGGAGCCCACCTCGAGGCTCCCTCGCAGCTCGCGCAGCTCCTGGAGCGACAGGTGCTTGCCGGTGTCGCGGCGATCATGCGTGCATTCGCACAGGAAGAGATCGGCGCCGCGGATCCGCTCGGGCAGCTCGGGAAACCATCCGGTGTCGCCGCTATAGGCCAGCTCGCGGCCGCGCCACTGGAGCCGGTAGCCGAAGTTGCGCCGCTTCTCCTGGTGATGCACCGGAAACGGGACGATCCGCGGCCCGGAGGCCCCGGCTGGAAGGAAGGGGCGATCCGCCGCCAGCGGCAGGTAGCGGACCCTGAATCGCCGCGGCTTTTCACGGCGGGGAGGATAGAGGACTCCGTAGATCGATTCGATCCGGTCGCGAATCCCGGGCGGTCCCGCGATGCGCAGCGTCTTGCGCGGCGGGCGGACCTGCTGGAAGGCGTGATAGAGGATTGGCACGCCCCCGAGGTGGTCGGCGTGCATGTGGCTCAGGAGGATCAGGTCCAGATCCGCCGGATCCACGCCGGCTTTCTGCAGCGCCGCCGGCGTCGTCACCCCACAATCCAGAAGGAGCAGGAGCTGCCCCGCCCGCAGCAGGTAGCCGCTCTGGTTGCGGCCGCCGCTCCCGAAGGCGTCCCCCGATCCGAGCACGGTCAGGATCACGCGGCACTCCTCGCCTTCCCCCGCCCCAGCATAGCAGGTCCATCGCTTCCGGCCCCTTCACCGGCCGCGGGCGCGCCCCAAGGGGGCTCCCTGCTAGAATACCGCGCATGAAAATAACGCTGCTGGGCGTGCCCTCGAGCATCGGGGCGCGCAACCTCGGAACCGAGAAGGCTCCGACTGCCTTGCGGGAAGCGGGGCTCCTGCGCCGGCTGGGCTCCAGCGGGATCGACTGGCGCGATGCCGGCGACCTTCCGGCTTTCTCTTATGTCGAGGACGACGATCCGGCGCACGCAAGGCACAAGAACTTGGAGGGAGTTCTGCACATGGCCCGCACGCTCGCCGACAGGGTGGACGCCATCCTGAGCGAGTCGCGGGCCGCCCTGATTCTGGGAGGCGATTGCACGGTGGCCCTCGGGACCCTCGCCGGCGCGACACGTGTTCACTCCGAGGTGGGGTTGGCCTACTTCGATCGCG is a window of Candidatus Polarisedimenticolia bacterium DNA encoding:
- a CDS encoding aminopeptidase gives rise to the protein MSDLLAAARTAVSQCLGAKPGEKLLVITDEPLREIGLALFDAGREAGCEPILCEIVPRRNSGEPPPEPLPEFWKRFDLFLAPTSRSLTHTRARKEASEAGVRGATLPGITRDTMARCLAADYREVGRRSEHLAQILTSGKTARVTTAAGTDITMSIEGRTGVADTGLLTGKGAFGNLPAGEAFLAPVEDSAEGTIVVDGSIGDSGVLREPITLVVQQGAVTEMRGPGAEDLRRLLDPHGPQAYRIAELGIGTNDKARIVGNVLEDEKVMGTVHIAIGNNAFMGGTIDVPSHHDGVLRSPDLLIDGVAVMRAGKLL
- a CDS encoding MBL fold metallo-hydrolase, giving the protein MILTVLGSGDAFGSGGRNQSGYLLRAGQLLLLLDCGVTTPAALQKAGVDPADLDLILLSHMHADHLGGVPILYHAFQQVRPPRKTLRIAGPPGIRDRIESIYGVLYPPRREKPRRFRVRYLPLAADRPFLPAGASGPRIVPFPVHHQEKRRNFGYRLQWRGRELAYSGDTGWFPELPERIRGADLFLCECTHDRRDTGKHLSLQELRELRGSLEVGSVLLTHLGPELAGRRSVAGFRLARDGMKVRV